In a single window of the Arachis hypogaea cultivar Tifrunner chromosome 6, arahy.Tifrunner.gnm2.J5K5, whole genome shotgun sequence genome:
- the LOC112697384 gene encoding carotenoid cleavage dioxygenase 7, chloroplastic: protein MNAKPIHSTPTYIPPPIRQIPVPQQLPLPPSPPTIPHAISITAPETRVAVPVVPPPSIDLDDSITAFWDYQFLFVSQRSETTQPITLRLVDGVIPSDFPSGTYYLTGPGLFSDDHGSTVHPLDGHGYLRAFTIDNNKVTYMAKYIKTEAQVEEHDPETDTWRFTHRGPFSVLKGGKKVGNTKVMKNVANTSVVKWGEKLLCMWEGGEPYEIESGTLDTIGRYNMMDGRDVSTEDSDGVWEVAADLLKPILYGVFKMPPKRLLSHYKVDSSKSRLLTVSCNAEDMLLPRSNFTFSEYDSDFKLLHKQEFRIPDHLMIHDWAFTDTHYIVFANRIKLDVPGSVAAVCGISPMISALKVNPSKNTSPIYLLPRFPTKSKSNIRDWRVPLEAPSRLWLLHVGNAFELRHANGNLHIQITAAACSYQWFNFRNLFGYNWQNQKLDPSIMNIQGENNLWPHLVQVSIKLDSDHNCQECNVKAMKKWKKSADFPTINPAFSGKRNKYLYAATTLGSRKTLPSFPFDTVVKLDSETDSVQTWNVGSRRFIGEPIFVPKSDLEEEDDGYLLVVEYAVSMQRCYLVILNPKMIGTSKALVARLEIPRHLNFPLGFHGFWAASGNQI, encoded by the exons ATGAACGCCAAACCAATTCACTCCACACCAACATACATTCCTCCTCCAATAAGGCAAATTCCGGTTCCCCAACAACTTCCATTGCCGCCATCACCACCAACCATACCTCATGCAATATCCATAACCGCACCCGAAACCCGTGTCGCCGTCCCCGTAGTACCTCCTCCATCTATAGACCTTGATGACTCCATAACCGCCTTTTGGGACTACCAATTCCTCTTCGTCTCACAACGATCCGAAACAACCCAACCAATCACGCTACGCCTTGTGGACGGCGTCATACCGTCGGATTTTCCCTCCGGCACGTACTATCTAACCGGACCGGGACTTTTCTCCGATGATCACGGCTCCACGGTGCACCCACTAGACGGTCATGGATACCTAAGAGCATTCACGATTGACAACAATAAAGTGACGTACATGGCGAAATACATTAAGACAGAAGCGCAAGTAGAAGAGCATGATCCAGAAACTGACACGTGGCGGTTTACGCATAGAGGTCCGTTTTCTGTGTTGAAAGGTGGGAAGAAAGTTGGGAATACGAAGGTAATGAAAAATGTGGCGAACACTAGTGTGGTGAAGTGGGGGGAGAAGCTACTATGCATGTGGGAAGGTGGTGAGCCTTATGAGATTGAATCTGGGACGTTGGATACGATCGGACGGTATAACATGATGGACGGTCGTGATGTTTCGACGGAAGATAGTGATGGTGTATGGGAGGTTGCTGCCGACCTCTTGAAGCCTATTTTGTATG GTGTGTTTAAGATGCCACCAAAGAGGCTTTTGTCTCACTATAAGGTTGATTCTAGTAAGAGCAGGCTACTTACTGTTTCTTGCAATGCAGAAGACATGTTGCTTCCACgcagcaattttacttttagcG AATACGATTCCGATTTCAAGTTGTTACATAAGCAAGAGTTTAGAATCCCAGACCACCTTATGATCCATGATTGGGCTTTCACAGATACCCACTACATAGTGTTTGCCAATCGCATAAAACTTGACGTGCCag GATCAGTGGCAGCAGTGTGTGGGATATCACCAATGATATCAGCATTAAAAGTGAATCCAAGTAAGAACACATCGCCCATATACTTGCTTCCTCGCTTCCCAACCAAATCCAAATCCAATATCAGAGACTGGAGAGTCCCACTTGAAGCACCTTCACGGTTATGGCTGCTCCATGTTGGCAATGCCTTTGAACTTCGTCATGCCAATGGCAATTTACATATTCAAATCACTGCTGCTGCTTGTTCTTACCAGTGGTTCAATTTTCGCAACTTAtttg GATACAATTGGCAAAATCAAAAGCTAGATCCATCAATAATGAACATACAAGGTGAAAATAACTTGTGGCCTCATCTTGTTCAG GTATCAATAAAATTAGATTCTGACCACAATTGCCAAGAATGCAATGTGAAGGctatgaagaaatggaagaaatctGCAGATTTTCCTACTATAAATCCTGCATTTTCTGGCAAGAGAAACAAGTATCTCTATGCTGCAACTACTTTAGGGTCACGTAAAACATTACCAAGCTTCCCTTTTGATACTGTTGTGAAGTTAGATTCAGAGACAGATTCTGTGCAAACTTGGAATGTTGGAAGCAGAAGATTTATTGGGGAGCCTATTTTTGTCCCAAAAAGTGatttagaagaagaagatgatggctACCTTCTTGTTGTTGAG TATGCAGTTTCAATGCAGAGATGTTACCTTGTTATCTTGAACCCAAAAATGATAGGAACCTCCAAAGCCCTCGTCGCCAGACTTGAAATTCCAAGGCATTTAAACTTTCCCTTAGGATTTCATGGTTTTTGGGCAGCT